In the bacterium HR17 genome, TTCGGAGGGCGGCTCTCCTGAGCCGCCGAAGAGAGAAAGCGGCGCATCAGGAGATGCGCCCTCCGAGGCGTTCGGAGGGCGGCTCTCTGAGCCGCCGAAGAGAGAAAGCGGTGCGTCAGGAGATGCGCCCTCCGAGACATTCGGAGGGCGGCTCTCTGAGCTGCCGAAAAACGGCGCGTCGGGAGACGCGCCCTCCGAGGCATTCGGAGGGCGGCTCTCCTGAGCCGCCGAAGAGAGAAAGCGGCGCATCAGGAGATGCGCCCTCCGAGACATTCGGAGGGCGGCTCTCTGAGCCGCCGAAAAACGGCGCGTCGGGAGACGCACCCTCCGAAAGATTGCTGAAAGGGAAACTCAACTCCCGAAGGGGCGAGTACGCATGTTGCTGCTGGCGCTGGAAACGACGGGGGAAATCGCCAGCGTTTGCGTTTGGGACGGTGCAAGCGCCAAAGAGCAACCCGTGCGCGCTGCCTTGTGCGTTCACGCCTATCAAACCCTGACCCAGCGCTTGCCCGCATTAGTGCAAGCGACGCTACACCAAGCGGGCACGGCGCTGACCGACATCGGCTTGTTCGCCGTTTCGCTCGGACCGGGTTCGTTCACCAGCGTGCGGGTCGGTGTGGCGTTTGCGAAAGGGCTGGCGATGGCGTTGGACAAACCGCTGTTGGGTGTGTTGACGCTGGATGCAGTGGCGCTGACGGCTAACGCGCCTGACGGCAGTTTGCTCGTGTCCGTCTCGCCATCCCGTCCGACCAAACCGACGGAAGTTTACGCCGCCCTGTTTCGCGTCAGCGACAGCACACCCCACCGCATCGTTGATGACTTCGCATGCGATTTCCCTACATTGGTGCATCAGTTACAGGAACGCCCAGAACGGCACATCGTTTTTGCAGGCGTTTTGCCCGCGGGCACGCCGGCGATGTTAGCACCGCTGAGGGCAGCGAAAGGCATCGCCGTTCCGCTAATGGCACAACCGCCCAATGCCGTGGCGATTGCGATGGCGGCGTGGCGGCGATGGAGCGAAAACCCGCACCCGGATGACCCCGTTCACCTCGTCCCACACTATGTCTTGCCGTCCAGCGCCGAAGAAAAGCGTAGGGGCGCATGTTAGTGCGCCCGCCGTGTTAACGGTTGGCAGCGCACTATTGCTTGCCCTTCCATTGCGTTCGCCAACGGATGGCGAAAGGCAACAGCAAGGCGGCTTGAATGACCCAAGTGAGCGTTGGCGAGAGCCCTAACAACCGCTGCAATGCCGCTCCGCCCGCATTGATGGCGCCCAGCAAAACAGCTGCGGGAATAAGCCCCGCTGCTGACAACTGTGCTACGAGGGCGGCAACAATCGCCGTGTAACCGTAGCCAGGCGAAAACTTTTCAAACAGCCGATAGGTCACGCCGCAGACTTCCGTCGCTCCCGCCAGCCCTGCCAATGCGCCGCTGACGAGCAGCGCCACCGTCATCATGCGTCCCGTCGCGATGCCCCAAGTTTGCGCCGCCAGCGGGTTAGCGCCGACAGCGCTGAGCCGAAAACCCCAAACGGTGCGTTCCAACGCGATGTGCACCGCAAACGCCAACAACAACGCCAACGGGAAACCTGCATGCAACCGCGTCGGTGGCAACAACAACGGCAACC is a window encoding:
- the tsaB gene encoding tRNA threonylcarbamoyladenosine biosynthesis protein TsaB, which gives rise to MLLLALETTGEIASVCVWDGASAKEQPVRAALCVHAYQTLTQRLPALVQATLHQAGTALTDIGLFAVSLGPGSFTSVRVGVAFAKGLAMALDKPLLGVLTLDAVALTANAPDGSLLVSVSPSRPTKPTEVYAALFRVSDSTPHRIVDDFACDFPTLVHQLQERPERHIVFAGVLPAGTPAMLAPLRAAKGIAVPLMAQPPNAVAIAMAAWRRWSENPHPDDPVHLVPHYVLPSSAEEKRRGAC